CAGCGGGACCCTGATGGCTGGCGGTATTGGCGTGGCTGTCCATGGTGGCGATCCGCTGGTGCAGGCGCAGCAGATGCAGGCGCAGATGGCGATCATCATGCCGCGCATGATGGTGGCGGCGATGGCGCTGGGACTGGCAACGATGGTCCTGCTGGCCGCCGCGCTGGTGCGGCGCCTCCACGATGCGGGGCTGAGCGGGTGGTTCGTGCTCCTGCCCGGCGTGCCCTATGTTCTGGCGCTGGTGGCGGTTCCGGCGCAGACTGCGCGGCTGACCGTGGCCATGCAGGCCATGCGCGCGGCACAGCAAGTGGGCGGGCACGCGATGGAGGCCAGGCCCCATCACGGCATGATGGGCGCGGTCAACTGGTCGGCGGTGGGGCTGGGGTGGCTGGCGCTGATCCTGCTGGTCGCGCTCGCCACGCGGGCCGCAACGCCCGGCACCAACCGTTTCGGGCCGGAGCCGGGCTGAGGGTTCAGAGCCCGACTTTTGGGTCGGGCTCTCAGATCGCGCGGGCTTCGATCAGCACGGTGTCGATGGTGAAGCTGCCGTCGGCCTGAATGGAGAAATGCTCCCGCACACAGGCGGGGGCATCCTGTTGCAGCGAGCGGATCGCGGCGGCGAGCGCGGGCGGGGTTTCCATCCGCGCGGTCCAGCTGGCAAATTCCATCGGCAGGCGGGCCGGGTGGAGCGCGGTGATCGCAAAACCGGCCTGAGCGAGCGCGGCGGTCCATTCGGCCAGCGTATAGTCGCGCCCATGCGAGGGATCGCGCAGCAGTTCGACCGCTTGCAGATGCGTGTCGCATTGGGGCTGGGCCGGGGCGATCACGTCGGCAAACAGCGCCAGCGCGCCGGGCTGGCAGACGCGGCGGGCCTGCGCGAGCCCTTGCGCGAGGCTGGCCCAGTGATGCGCGGAAAAGCGGCTGGCCACGGCATCGAAACGCGCGTCGGCAAAAGGCAGGGCCTCGGCGGTCGTGCGCGCGGTGATTACGTTGGTCAGGCGGCGCTGGCGGCACTGGGCCTCCACGGCAAGCAGCATGAGCGGCGAGGGATCGGCGGCGACAACCTCGCGTGCATGGGGGCTGGCCGCATAGGCGACATGGCCGCCGCCCGTGCCGATGTCGAGCAGGCGCTCGGGGGATAGATCGGCGATGGCCTGCGTCATCCGGGCAAGGTCGGCACCCTGGGCGTGAACGGCGCTGCCGACATAGGCGGCGGCGCGGGGGCCGAACTGGTCGATTTGGGCTGAGGCTTCACTCATCATCAAGGCCTTTGTTGTCGCATCGTTTCAGGCGAAAAACCGGTTCCCACTTTTTCGCATGATGCTCTGTCCTTTCGCCCGATCTCATGCGCACCGCTTTACCCTGGTACAAGAGTGGCGTTTATCCTGTTATAACGACCACCATGATCGAGCCAGACCACACCCGGCAGGAACTGGGCCGTTTCCTGCGCGCCATGCGTGAACGCTGCCCGGCAGAGGGGGGCGGGCGCCGTCGCACGCCCGGCTTGCGGCGCGAGGAACTGGCCTTGCGCGCCGGGATCAGCACGACCTGGCTGGCCTGGCTGGAACAGGGGCGCGAGGCCAACCCGTCGCCCCATGCCCTTGCCAGACTGGCTGGCGCGCTGGGCCTGTCGAACGCCGAGCGGGCCTATCTGTTCGGGGCGGCGGGGCGGATCGACCCGGAGGCGCCCCAGCGGCTCGAAGACGAGGAGGCCCCCGAATCGGTGCGCCTGCTGGTCCAGTTCGCGCCCGGCCCGGCCTATGGCCTCGACCGCAGCTGGCGCGCGACATGCTGGAATGCCTCGGCCGAGCGGCTCTTTCCCGGCTGGCTCGACGCGAACGGAGAGCGCAACCTCCTGCGCTACATGTTCCTGCGCCCCGAAGCGCGCGCCATGCTGCCAGACTGGCACGAGCGCGCGCGGCGCCTGATCGCCGAGTTTCGCGCCGACCATGTCGGGCGCCATGCCGACCCGGCAAGCGAGCGTCTGGTCGCCGGGCTTCGACAGGAAAGCCAAGACTTTGCAATGATCTGGGATCGACAGGTGGTACTCGGTCGAGAAGGCGGCGTGCGCGGGTTCGACCATCCGTGGGACGGGCACCTCGCGTTCCGGCAATTCACGTGGATTCCCGCCGACCGCCCGGACACCAAGGTTGTGGTTCTCCACCCGGCATGAACTTGCTCTTTTGCGTGTAAAGGCCCAAATGCGGGGCTTATGGCCAAGACCAAATTCCCTCAGGGGCTGCCCACGCGCCGTCAGGTGCTCGACTTCATCGCCCAGAGCGCCGAACCGGCGGGCAAGCGCGAGATCGCCAAGGCTTTCGGGCTGAAAGGCACCGAAAAGATCGCGCTCAAGGCGCTGCTCAAGGACATGGCCGAGGAAGGTCTGATCGACGGCAACCGCACCGCGTTCCATGCCATGGGCGGCGTGCCCCGCGTGACGGTGCTGCGCGTGGTCGAGATCGACGAAGGCCATGTGCTGGCCATTCCCGACAGCTGGAGCCCCGACGACGCCAGCCCGCCGCCGCGCCTGCGCGTGATCGAGCCGCGCGGCAAGCCCAAGGAACGGCAGGCCGCGCTGCGCATCGGCGACCGTATCCTCGCGCGGACCGAGGAAGCGGGCGGCGAGGGCAGCGGCAAGTGGCTCGCCCACCCGATGAAGCGCCTGCCCCAGCAGAGCGAGCAGATCATGGGCGTGGTCGAGATCGACGGCGCGGGCAAGGGATGGCTCGCCCCCATCGACAAGCGCGAGCGCCACGCCGCGCCGATCTCCGATCTGGGCGGGGCCGAGGCCGGGCAACTGGTTCTGGCCGAACCCGCCGGGCGCACCCCGCGTTCGGGCATGAAGGTCACCAGCGTTCTGGGCGATCCGCTCGCCCCGCGCGCGTTCAGCCTGATCGCCATCCACAAGCACGGCATCCCTTGCGTGTTCTCCAGCGAGGCGCTCGACGCGGCGCAGGCCGCCGCCGCGCTGCCGCTGGCCGAAAGCCACCGCGAAGACTTGCGCCACCTGCCCATCGTGGCCATCGACCCGAGCGACGCGCGCGACCACGACGACGCGATCTGGGCGCAGCCCGACGGGCAGGGCGGCTATCGCGCGGTCGTCGCCATTGCCGACGTGAGCTTCTACGTCCGCCCCGGTGGCCAGATCGACCGCGAAGCGCGCCAGCGCGGCAACTCGGTCTATTTCCCCGACCGCGTGGTACCGATGCTGCCAGAAGTGCTCAGCGCCGATGTCTGCTCGCTCAAGTCGGGCGCGGACCGCGCGGCCATGGTCTGCCACCTGACGATCGCGCCCGATGGCCGCATCCGCGATTTCCGCTTCACCCGCGCCCTCGTGCGGATCGCCGAAGTGATCGCCTATGAAGAGGCGCAGGCCCGCATCGACGAAGGCCGCGCCGAGGCGCACCTGACGGACCTGTGGGGCGCATGGCGTCTGCTCGAAAAGGCGCGCGAGGACCGCGATCCGCTCGCCCTCGAACTGCCCGAACGCCGCGTCGTGCTCGACGAAAAGGGCCGCATCACGCAGGTCGCCCTGCGCGAGCGACTCGACGCCCACCGCGTCGTCGAGGACTTCATGATCGCCGCCAACGTCGCGGCGGCCAAGGCACTGGAAGCCAAGGTGGCGCCGGTCGTGTACCGCATCCACGAGCCGCCCAGCCGCGAGAAACTCCTCGCGCTCAAGGACTATCTGGCCACGTTCGGGCGCAAGCTGTCGCTCGGTCAGGTGATCACGCCCTCGCTGTTCAACCGCATGCTCAAGGACGTGAGCGACGAGGCGGAAAAGGCGCTGGTGATGGAAGCCGTCCTGCGCAGCCAGACCCAGGCCTATTACGGGCCGCGCAATGCCGGGCACTTCGGGCTGGCGCTGGGCTCCTATGCCCACTTCACCTCGCCGATCCGCCGCTATTCAGACCTTTTGGTCCACCGCGCGCTTGTCGATGCCTATGGCCTCGAACAGCCGCGCCCGGCCAGCCACGACATCCCCGCGACCTCGGGCCTGTCCGACCGCGACCGCTCCGACCTTGCCCGCGTGAGCGATGCCATCAGCGCCGCCGAACGCCGCGCCATGGAGGCCGAACGCGAAACCATCGACCGCTACGTCGCGGCCTGGCTGTCGAGCCGGGTGGGCGAAGTCTTCGATACGCGGATCACCGGGGTCCAGAAATTCGGCCTCTTCGCCACGATTCTGGGCCTTGGCGGCGACGGCCTCGTCCCCGTCTCGACGCTCGGCGCCGAACGCTTCGCCTATGATGAAAAGGCCCAGCGTCTGGTCGGCGAACTCTCGGGCGAGGAATTCGCCATGGGCATGATCCTCAAACTGCGCCTCGCCGAAGCCAACCCGCTGACCGGCGCGCTCAAGTTCGAGCCCGTCGACGTTGCCGAAGGCGTCCAGCGCATCGAACGCCGGGGCAGCAAGCTCGACGTAAAACCCAAGTTCCGCGGCAAGCACATGGTCGGCCAGCGCGGACGGCCCGGCAATATCCGGCATCAGGGGCGCAAGAAATAAGAAGAAAAGGGAAATGAAGGGGCCATCGCCCCTTCGACCCCGGACGTCCTGCCGATGGTGCGCTTTTGGGCTGGCCTTGCGCTTCCATTTTGGTGTGGTGGATTATAGAATTTTATTCTGTTTTGGAAAAATTGACAAATCATCACGAAAAATATTTGCTAAATTCGATGGTTCATCATGAGCAATTGTTGGGTAGTTGCAAACAGTTGCCATAAGTTCTTGGTGCGTAATTTCCCCGCTACCGCATCCATTTGCTAAATTTATGCGATTCATGTCGACTTCGTTTCCGAAATACCAAATGCGTTTTAACTCTTTGTGCACATTTTTATTTTCGAAAAGGAATTCGCTTTCCCTCATTTTTATGTTGAAGGCTTGCATTGTTTTTTGCTTAGAATTTATTTTTTCGTAATGTTCGTTGCAAGTGATTTCTTCATTTTTACTTATAAGAAGTAGGAATTCTACTGTTGCATGGTACGTTTCCATTCTTTTATCGAATAAATCTGCTCTTATTTTTGCCTCTTCAAGATTGATTTGCTTGTTTGATATTTCCACCTGAGATTTTAAAATCTCTGTTTGCTTCATGCCAATGACAACGGCTGCCGCGACGGCAGCAAATCCGGCTATCAGTGTTGAAGCGGATTGCCAGTCAAGGCTGCACCAGTGGATGATTCCGAGGCCACAATTTTCCATTTTTTCCCTGCAGTATTGATCTTGGCAATGAATGGCTTAGCATCATAAGCGTAGTTTGTTGGTGTATTTCAGCAAGGCTGTTGGGGGGTAATTCTATTTGGATTCGTCTACGCGCGCCAACTCAATTCTGGCAACTTTCTGCAATCGCGAGGCGGGAAGGGGGCGGGGCGCTTTCGGGATTGTGCTAGGGGCAGGAGTTTTTGGGGTCGAAGGGGCGATGGCCCCTTCATTTCCCCTTTTTCTTGTCAACTTACCGCGTCGATCACGTCGTCGCTGACGCCGCCCGGCACGATCATCAGGACGCAGGGGAGGGCGCCGGCGTGGGTGGCGAAGTGGGTGGTGAGGGGGCCGGGATTGCTTTCGGCGGCGGCGCCCAGCACGAGGGCCGAGACTTCGGGGTGGTCTTTCAGGTATTCGCGGACGACTTGCGGGCCATCGCCCTGGCGCACGGAGATCAGCGGGGCGAGGCCTGACTCGCTGGCGAGGCTGCCTGCTGCGGTCGTGGCGAGGATTTCGGCGCGGTCGCGGGCTTCCTGCTCGATAGTGGCCTGAATGGCGCCGAAGACGACGAATTCCTGACGCGGGACGAGGGCGAGGATGTGGACGCCGCCACCGGTGCGCACGGCGCGGCGGGCGGCGAAGCGCAGGGCCAGCGCCGATTCCGGGGTTTCGTCCATGATCACCAGATAGATGCGCTCTTCGCTCATGGGGTGCCCTTTTGTGCCTCTCCGGTCGGTTGTCGTGTGTGCATGGTGCTACCCGCAATGGCCGCGCGTGGCAAATGGGGGCTGGATTTCGGGAGGGCGCGTGCGGTTGGCTCTTGACCACGCGGGCAAGTCTGGTGAAATGGCGCGGTGAAAAGAATTTCGATTTAACCGGAATTTTGTTCAAAAAACCGGTTTTGCGAACCAGATTGATACCTTCCCAGATAGGACACGGAAAAAGCCCATGCCCATCGCGATCAAGATGCCCGCCCTTTCGCCAACGATGGAAGAGGGCACGCTCGCCCGCTGGCTCGTCAAGGTTGGTGACAAGGTGTCCTCGGGCGACATCATGGCCGAGATCGAGACCGACAAGGCCACCATGGAATTCGAAGCCGTCGACGAAGGCACGATCGTCTCGATCGATGTGGCCGAAGGCTCCGAGGGGGTGAAGGTCGGTACGGTGATCGCCACCCTCGCGGGCGAGGATGAAGACGCCAGCGCCCCGGCGCCTGCCGCTGCGGCACCTGCTCCGGCCCCGGCTCCTGTTGCGGCTCCCGCGCCTGTGGCGGCGGCGGCCCCCGCACCGGTTGCTGTTGCGCCCGTGGCCAAGGGCAACCGCGTGGTGGCAACCCCGCTCGCGCGCCGCATCGCTGCCGAGAAGGGCATCGATCTGGCCAGCGTCAAGGGCTCGGGCCCCAATGGCCGCGTGACCAAGGCGGACGTGCTCGGGGCCAAGCCCGCAGCGGCGCCTGCCGCCGCGCCCGTGGCTGCTGCGGCTCCGGCTGCTGCCTCCCCTGCGCCGGTTGCTGCGCCCGCCCCGGCGGCGGTGCCCGATTTCGGCATCCCCTACGAAGGGCAGAAGCTCAACAACGTGCGCAAGACCATTGCGCGCCGCCTGACCGAAGCCAAGCAGACCATCCCGCACATCTACCTGACCCTCGACGTGCGTCTCGACGCGCTGCTCAAGCTGCGCAGCCAGCTCAACGGCGCGCTGGAAGCGCAGGGTGTCAAGCTCTCGGTCAACGACCTCCTGATCAAGGCGCTGGCCAAGGCGCTGGTTCAGGTGCCCAAGTGCAATGTGAGTTTTGCCGGTGATGAACTGCGCAGCTTTACCCGTGTCGACGTGTCGGTGGCCGTGGCCGCGCCTTCGGGCCTGATCACGCCGATCATCAAGGATGCGGGGACCAAGTCGATCTCGGCCATCGCCACCGAGATGAAGCAACTGGCCGCCAAGGCCCGCGACGGCAAGCTCCAGCCGCACGAGTTCCAGGGCGGCACCGCCTCGCTTTCGAACCTGGGCATGTTTGGTATCAAGCAGTTTGACGCCGTGATCAATCCGCCCCAAGGCATGATCCTGGCGGTGGGCGCGGGCGAACAGCGTCCTTATATCGTTGACGGCGCACTGGCCGTGGCCACTGTCATGACTGCGACGGGCAGCTTCGATCACCGGGCCATCGACGGGGCCGACGGCGCCGAGCTGATGCAGGCGTTCAAGACCCTTGTCGAAAACCCGCTGGCGCTCGTTGCCTGAGCCTTTGGCAGGAGACTGTACGAATGACTGTTGAAAGCCGGGTTCCGGCCATCCGCGTGACGGCGATGCCCGCCGACTGCAATGCCTATGGCGACATTTTCGGTGGCTGGCTGGTCAGCCTGATGGACAATGCCGCAGGGCTCATCGCGGCGCGGCGCTGCCGTGGTCGCGCCGCGACCATCGCCATCGACGGGATGAAGTTCCTTCAGCCGGTCAAGGTCGGCGACGAGGTCTCCGTCTATGGCGAGATCGAGAAGATCGGTCGCACTTCGATGACCATCAATATCGAGGCATGGCGCCGCGAGCGGCACCGTGAACAATCCTCGATGGTGACCCATGCCAAGTTCACGTTCGTTGCCGTCGACGGCACGGGTCGTGCCCGTCCGGTTGACGAATAAGGAGATACCCAAGTGGCTGATCAATATGATGTGATCGTCCTCGGTTCGGGCCCCGGCGGCTATGTCGCGGCGATCCGCTGCGCGCAGCTGGGCCTCAAGACCGCCATTGTCGAGCGCGAGAACCTGGGGGGCATCTGCCTCAACTGGGGCTGCATTCCGACCAAGGCCCTGCTGCGCTCGGCCGAAGTCTTCAATCACATGAAGCACGCCAAGGCCTATGGCCTGGCTGCCGACAACATCCGCGCCGATCTCGACGCGGTGGTGGCCCGTTCGCGCGGGGTGGCCAAGCAGCTCAATCAGGGCGTTACGCACCTGATGAAGAAGAACAAGATCGCCGTGCACATGGGCGTGGGCGTGCTCAAGAGCGCGACCAGTGTCGAAGTGACCGGTGACAAGGGAACCGAGGTCATCTCGGCCAAGCACGTCATCGTCGCCACTGGCGCCCGCGCGCGCGACCTTCCGTTTGCCAAGGCCGACGGCAAGCGCGTGTGGACCTATCGCCACGCGATGACCCCCAAGGAAATGCCCACCAAGCTGCTGGTTATCGGCTCGGGCGCGATCGGCATCGAATTCGCCAGTTTCTACAACGACATGGGTGTCGATGTTACGGTCGTCGAGATGATGGACCGCGTCGTGCCGGTGGAAGACGCGGATGTTTCGGCCTTCCTCGAAAAGGCGCTGACCAAGCAGGGCATGAAGATCATGACCGGCGCGGGCGTCGAAAGCCTGGCGGTGAGCGACGCGGGCGTGAAGGCCAAGATCAAGGCGAAGGACGGCAAGGTTGCCGAAACCGATTTCAGCCATGTGATCGTGGCGGTCGGCATCGTTGCCAACACCGAGAACATCGGCCTTGAAACCGTCGGCGTGAAGACTGAGCGCGGGATCATCGCCATCGACGGCTATGGCCGCACCGGCGTTCCGGGCCTTTGGGCCATCGGCGACGTGACCCCCGGACCCTGGCTCGCCCACAAGGCCAGCCATGAAGGCGTGATTGCTGCCGAGGCGATTGCCGCCGAACTGGGCAACAAGGATGTCCATCCCCACCCGATGGACCGCGCCAACATCCCCGGTTGCACGTATTGCCACCCGCAGATCGCCAGCGTCGGCCTGACCGAGGCCAAGGCCAAGGAAGCCGGTTATACGGTCAAGGCAGGCACGTTCCCGTTCATCGGCAATGGCAAGGCCATCGCGCTGGGTGAACCGGAAGGGTTCGTGAAGACGGTGTTCGATGCCAAGACCGGCGAACTGCTGGGCGCGCACATGATCGGCGCGGAAGTGACCGAGATGATCCAGGGCTTCGTCGTGGGCAAGACCCTCGAAACGACCGAGGCCGAACTGATGCACACGGTGTTCCCGCACCCGACGATCAGTGAATCGATGCATGAATCGGTGCTCGCCGCCTACGGACGCGCCATTCACATCTGATGCGAAGACAGCGGGGCGAAGGGGCGGTCTGGCTCCTTCGCCCCGCCTTCTTTTTGCACTGGCTTGCCAAATGGGTCTGAGGGCGTCACGGCACTGGCCCCATGAGCCATGATGCGATCATTCTGGGGGCCGGGGCGGCCGGGTTGTTTTGCGGCGCCACGGCGGCGCAGCGGGGGCGGCGGGTTGTCGTGCTCGACCATGCCGAAAAGCCGGGCAAGAAGATCCTGATTTCGGGCGGCGGACGCTGCAATTTCACCAACCTGCACACCGCGCCCGACCGCTATCTGTCGGAAAACCGCCATTTCGCGCGCTCGGCACTCAGCCGGTATACGCCTGCGGACTTTCTCGAACTGGTCGAACGGCATGGCATCGCCTGGCACGAGAAGACGCTCGGCCAGCTTTTTTGCGATGGGTCGGCGCGGCAGATTGTCGCCATGCTGCTCGACGAATGCATGCGCGGGGGCGTCGAGGTCATCTGCGAGAGCCCGATTGCCGAAGTGGGCCATGCCGACGGGCGGTTCCGGGTGAGGGCAGGCGGGCGGACGTATCAAGCGCCCGCGCTGGTGATCGCCACGGGCGGTCCGGCCATTCCCCAGATCGGGGCGAGCGGCATTGCCTATGATCTGGCGCGGCAGTTCGGGCTCAAGGTCGTGCAGCCGCGCCCGGCGCTGGTGCCGCTGACCCTGCCGGACGAGGCGGTGCTGTTTCGCGAGCTTTCCGGGGTGGCCGCGCCGGTCGAGGCGCGTTGCGGCAAGGGGCGGTTTCGCGAGGCGGCGCTGTTTACCCATCGCGGGCTTTCGGGGCCGGCGATCCTTCAGGTCTCGTCCTACTGGTCGCGCGGACAGGCCGTGACCATCGATTTTCTGCCCGACCGTGCGTCCGGATGGCTGCTGGAGGCCAAGCGCGCGCGTCCGCGTGCGGGGCTGCGCTCGGTTCTGGGCGAGGCCCTGCCGGACCGGCTGGCGACAGCACTGGCCGGGCAACTGGGGCTGGGCGCGGAGATGGGGAACCTTCCGGACAAGGCCTTGCGCGCTGCCGAAGAAAGGCTGGGCGCCTGGGATTTCATGCCCAATGGCAGCGAGGGGTTTGCCAAGGCCGAAGTGACCGCCGGGGGGATCAGCACCGCCGATCTTTCGTCGCAGACGATGGAGGCGCGCAAAGTGCCCGGCCTCTATGCGATCGGCGAGGCAGTCGATGTGACCGGCTGGCTCGGCGGCTACAATTTCCAGTGGGCCTGGGCCAGCGGCCATGCGGCGGGGCAGGCTATTTAGCCTTTTTGCGCGGGCCTGCGCCCTCCACAAACCCCTCAGGCAACCAGTGCGCCGGCCCAGGGCAGGGCGGTGATCAGTGGCGGCAGGACGTTGTCGAGCAGTGTCTCGCGCGCCATGGCAGCGGTGTTGACCGGAAGATCGCCCAGTTCGCCCATGCGCGCGACAACCTGGATACGGCGGGCAAAGCGCCCGCGCGGCAGCGGCTCGACGCGCAGTTGCGGCATGAGCTGGGGCAGGGCGGCCAGGCACAGCAGCGAGGTGATGCTCCAGCCGATGCCCAGGCCCACGGTCGTCAACTGCTGGTGGATGATCTCCACCTCGATCACGTTGGGCACGCGCAGCTTCATGCGGGTGAGCTGGCTCTCGATGCGCTGGCCCATGCCGGTATCGAGCGAATAGCGCACGAAAGGCAGGCGTTCGGCCACTTCGGAGGGTTCCGCGCTGCCGGTATAATCAGCAGGGAAGATCATCACGAAGGGATCGTCGAGCACGTCGTGGTGCTCGATGCCGGGGTGCTTTTCGAGGGTGTTGCTGCCCGTCACCAGCATGTCGCAGCGGCGGGCGAGGAAATCCTGCTGCTGGCGCAACGAGATCCCCGAACGCACCCGCCACGAGCCCACGCGCATGCCATGACGGCGCAGAAGCGGCGCGGTGAGCAGGTTGGCCAGGCTTTCCGACATGCCGACCGTCAACTGGTCGATCGGCTGCTGGGCGCCTTCACGCACTTCGTCGTAGGCGGTGCGCGCCTTGGCCAGGAGCTTGCGCGCGCGTTCGTGAAGGGCGCGGCCCGAAGGGGTGAGCCCGAGCGGGCGCAGCGAGCGGTCGAACAAGGGGGCACCGATCCCCTGCTCAAGGCGGGTGATCGTTTGCGAAACGGCAGACTGGGTGATGCGCAATTGCTGGGCGCAGGCCGTCATGCCCCCCAGTTCTACTGTCAGGACAAAGACTTCGAGACCATGAAGGTCGAATTCGGCAGGAAGGCGCATCGGCAGAAACCCTCAAGTCCGGCTTAAGCCGGTACGTTTGTCTAAGCCCTTGTGGCATCATGATGCCTGAAGTACCAGATTATATCTGCTTATTCCGTGGGTGCCCCGTTTCCCCTCAGGAAAAGGCATCCTACACAAGGGACAGGGCCTGCTGGAAGTGCGGGCCAAAGGGAGCTGTTCGTGGCGCTGTTGAAACCGGATTTCGTGTTGCTTGTATCGTGTGTCGACCGCAAGGGGCTGGTGGCGGCGATTGCCACCTCGATTGCGGCGCAGGACTGCAATATTGTCGAGAGCGCACAGTTTGACGACGCGGTAACGGGCCGCTTCTTCATGCGCGTGGCTTTCACCGCACCCGAAACGATGACCACCGACAGGTTCAACGAGGCGTTCCTGTCGGTCGGCGCGGCCTATGACATCGAGTGGAATGTGTTCGACCTCAAGGTCAAGACGCGCGCCATCGTGATGGTCTCGAAGGGCGGCCACTGCCTGAACGACCTGCTCTATCGCACCGCAACGCGCTACCTGCCGATGGAAGTCACCAGTGTGGTGTCCAACCACCTGACCTGGCAGCGCCGTGTCGAGCATGAAGGCATTCCCTTCTATCACCTGCCCGTGACGGCAGAAAACAAGGCCGAGCAGGAAGCCCGGCTGCGCGACCTCATCCGCGAGCAGAAGGCCGACCTGATCATTCTGGCCCGCTACATGCAGGTTCTCTCGGACGACATCTGCCGCGAACTGACTGGCCGCGTGATCAACATCCATCACAGCTCGCTGCCTGCCTTCAAGGGGGCGATGCCCTATCACCGCGCCTACGAGCGCGGCGTGAAGATGGTGGGCGCCACCGGGCACTACGTGACCGCCGATCTCGATGAAGGTCCGATCATCGCCCAGGACGTGTCGATGGTCGATCATGCCGACACCGTCGAAGACCTGATCGCGCAGGGTCAGGAAACCGAGAGCCGGGTGCTCACCCGCGCGGTCAAGGCCCATTGCGAGCACCGCGTGATGCTCAATGGCCATCGGACCGTGGTGTTCAAGTGAGCGAAGCCCGGCTCTATTCCGATCTGTCGGGGCTGGGCATCGTCTGGACCGCCCTTGAGCACGAGGCCGTGTTCACTGTCGAGGAGAGCGAGGCGATCCACGCCGCGCTTCCCGGCAGCCACACCAAGAACCTGTTCCTCAAGAACGCCGATGGCAGCTTCTGGCTGGTCACGGTCGATCACGCCAAGCGGGTCGATCTCAAGGGACTGGCAGGCGCGGTGGGCGCGAAGAAGTTCAGCTTCGGCAAGCCCGAGGACATGGAGCGGCTGCTGGGCGTGACGCCCGGTGCGGTGACGCCGCTGGCGGCGATCAACGACGGGGATGGCGCGGTGCGCGTGGTCCTCGATGCTGATCTGGCCGATCAGGAGGCGGTCCATGTTCACCCGTTGCGCAACACGGCGACCATCGGCCTGAGCGGCGAGGCGCTGCGCAAGGCGCTGGCCCATTGGAACCACCCGGCGCTGGTGGCTGAAATCCCGGAGCGGGCATGACTGTCAGCACCTTCGACCTGTTCAAGATCGGCATCGGTCCGTCGAGTTCCCACACCGTGGGGCCGATGGTCGCCGCCCGCCGCTTTGGTGAAATGCTTGAAGCCGCAGGCCAGCTCGCGATCACCGCGCGGGTCTCGGTCGATCTCTACGGGTCGCTGGCGCTCACCGGCAAGGGGCATGCCACCGATGTCGCGGTCATCCTCGGCCTTGCCGGGCAAGTGCCCGCCACGGTCGATCCCGATGCGGTTCCCGGCATCGTCGAGGCGGTGAGCGCAAGTGGCCGCGTGGCATTGCTGGGTACGCATGACGTGGCCTTTGCCCCTGCGACCGACATGCGGTTCCTCCAGCGCGAGCGCCAGCCCTACCACAGCAATGCCATGGCGCTCGGGGCATGGGACGCGCAGGGCGAGCTTTTGCTGCGGCGGCTTTACTATTCGGTGGGTGGGGGCTTCGTGCTCGACGAGGACGAGGCGATCCGCAATGCGCCCGCGCTCGACCTGCCGCCGATCCCGTTCCCCTTCACGTCCGGCGCAGACCTGATGGCGATTGGCGAGACCACTGGCCTTACCATCGCGCAGATCATGCTGGCCAATGAACTGGCCTTGCGCTCGCCTTCCGAGGTCGATGCCGGGCTCGACGAACTGGCCGACACGATGGCCGCCTGCATCGACCGGGGCTGCGCGCAGACCGGCACGCTGCCCGGCGGGCTCAAGGTCCGCCGCCGCGCGGCCTCGCTCTCGAAGGAACTGGCCGACCGGCAGCAGCAATCCCTGTCCGAACCGCTTGCCGTGCTCGACTGGATCAATGTCTGGGCCATG
The genomic region above belongs to Novosphingobium sp. IK01 and contains:
- a CDS encoding ribonuclease R family protein yields the protein MAKTKFPQGLPTRRQVLDFIAQSAEPAGKREIAKAFGLKGTEKIALKALLKDMAEEGLIDGNRTAFHAMGGVPRVTVLRVVEIDEGHVLAIPDSWSPDDASPPPRLRVIEPRGKPKERQAALRIGDRILARTEEAGGEGSGKWLAHPMKRLPQQSEQIMGVVEIDGAGKGWLAPIDKRERHAAPISDLGGAEAGQLVLAEPAGRTPRSGMKVTSVLGDPLAPRAFSLIAIHKHGIPCVFSSEALDAAQAAAALPLAESHREDLRHLPIVAIDPSDARDHDDAIWAQPDGQGGYRAVVAIADVSFYVRPGGQIDREARQRGNSVYFPDRVVPMLPEVLSADVCSLKSGADRAAMVCHLTIAPDGRIRDFRFTRALVRIAEVIAYEEAQARIDEGRAEAHLTDLWGAWRLLEKAREDRDPLALELPERRVVLDEKGRITQVALRERLDAHRVVEDFMIAANVAAAKALEAKVAPVVYRIHEPPSREKLLALKDYLATFGRKLSLGQVITPSLFNRMLKDVSDEAEKALVMEAVLRSQTQAYYGPRNAGHFGLALGSYAHFTSPIRRYSDLLVHRALVDAYGLEQPRPASHDIPATSGLSDRDRSDLARVSDAISAAERRAMEAERETIDRYVAAWLSSRVGEVFDTRITGVQKFGLFATILGLGGDGLVPVSTLGAERFAYDEKAQRLVGELSGEEFAMGMILKLRLAEANPLTGALKFEPVDVAEGVQRIERRGSKLDVKPKFRGKHMVGQRGRPGNIRHQGRKK
- a CDS encoding class I SAM-dependent methyltransferase, translating into MMSEASAQIDQFGPRAAAYVGSAVHAQGADLARMTQAIADLSPERLLDIGTGGGHVAYAASPHAREVVAADPSPLMLLAVEAQCRQRRLTNVITARTTAEALPFADARFDAVASRFSAHHWASLAQGLAQARRVCQPGALALFADVIAPAQPQCDTHLQAVELLRDPSHGRDYTLAEWTAALAQAGFAITALHPARLPMEFASWTARMETPPALAAAIRSLQQDAPACVREHFSIQADGSFTIDTVLIEARAI
- a CDS encoding helix-turn-helix transcriptional regulator — encoded protein: MIEPDHTRQELGRFLRAMRERCPAEGGGRRRTPGLRREELALRAGISTTWLAWLEQGREANPSPHALARLAGALGLSNAERAYLFGAAGRIDPEAPQRLEDEEAPESVRLLVQFAPGPAYGLDRSWRATCWNASAERLFPGWLDANGERNLLRYMFLRPEARAMLPDWHERARRLIAEFRADHVGRHADPASERLVAGLRQESQDFAMIWDRQVVLGREGGVRGFDHPWDGHLAFRQFTWIPADRPDTKVVVLHPA
- a CDS encoding universal stress protein; its protein translation is MSEERIYLVIMDETPESALALRFAARRAVRTGGGVHILALVPRQEFVVFGAIQATIEQEARDRAEILATTAAGSLASESGLAPLISVRQGDGPQVVREYLKDHPEVSALVLGAAAESNPGPLTTHFATHAGALPCVLMIVPGGVSDDVIDAVS
- a CDS encoding DUF805 domain-containing protein yields the protein MIETIRYTLCNLLNFKGRDSRRTFWTYALFVYLLRAVAGLVVSGTLMAGGIGVAVHGGDPLVQAQQMQAQMAIIMPRMMVAAMALGLATMVLLAAALVRRLHDAGLSGWFVLLPGVPYVLALVAVPAQTARLTVAMQAMRAAQQVGGHAMEARPHHGMMGAVNWSAVGLGWLALILLVALATRAATPGTNRFGPEPG